aggaatgcagctgtcatgaaaaatagggcactgtggaattacaataggtatgaggtggtaagagggatctggaaaggggtgatggtccctagcctgaccttcgggaatgcggtcctgtgtatgaggccagatgttcaagcaaggctggaaattaggcaacggggagtagggaggttagctttgggagcacatggcaatacaccaaatcagggggtacagggggatatgggatgggcgtctttcgagagcagagaggctagcagtaagatagcatttgaggaacgattgagaaggatggaggaaaagcggtgggctaggaaagttttcagatacctgtatataaagaatgttgacacgaaatgaagaaagcgaactagaaaattgacaagcaaatatctggacagcagtaagggggcaaatcagcatttatcggttaagaaaaaggttaaaggaacagagagagcgttgtggaaaacagggatgctgacgaaatcggcactggaaacataccggacctttaaacaggaaattgtcaaagaaaatatctatgataattgtaggggaagttctttgctgtttgaggccaggactggagtttttcGGACTatgacgtatagagtcaggtaccaggagatagacactttgtgcattgcgtgcggagaggaggaggaaacggctgaacacttgatacttttctgtaaagggcttcaccctacagtggaaggcagcggggctgacttacccaaggcattggggtttagggatagtgaagggaaagtggattttaagaggttagaagtaaccaagcgaaggttatctgattggtggctaaaagcaagacaggagtaaaatttcacaagacatggctaggtggcttgagccaccgcccgatgtaaagggttcagccgtatccatccatccatccatccatccatccatccatccatccatccaatcgtTTTTGGACCGGCTTTATAAAAGGAAACATGTCTGAGCACATTTAAAGACATCATTGAGTAAAAATGAGTCATAACACATAAGATGCAGTTGCATGGGTGTAGCCGATTAGAATATGAACACATGCTATGCAAAAAGACAGAAGCATAAATCAAAGTACCCGCCCGCAACACCGGTGGAAACAGCAAAACCGCGTAGTTTCTTACAGAAACATCCCTTGAAAGCAAAGTAAATTAGGACCACAAAACTGTCAagaaattttgtatttttattttctttatacattatttgtttatttactttTGCACTGACTTATTGTTTCGTGACCATTTGCAACTGTGGCTACGGCTGTATCAGCATTACTTGGTTTCTGTTTTCATTTAACCATGCGTCCGCTCGTCTGCGATGCGTGGCATGCGGAGGATGTCAAGAGATATGCTTCTCTTTTGGGCACTTTTCTTTCTCAGTACTCCTGGCTGAACGACGCTTACGTGCTCGTAAGTACGGCGCCCTACAGGGTAGCAAATGTGACTTGTTTTGCGCGGCGTTGGTGTAGAAGGTGTGCTACATACCGTGATCCCCTCGCAGGATTACTTCGTTGAACAGCAGTGGCTGAAGCTGCCTGCTTCGTGGCAGGCGGTGCTTTCGGCGGTTGAATTAGGAGACCTTTCCACATGGCTGGAGACTGGGGTGCCTGTTCAGTGAGTATCTCGAACCGACGCAGCTGTGCAGCTCAACTTTTTTATGGGAACAACCGCGCCAACAGTTTTAAATTCCATTTCGCCGTTCGACTGTGCACCTCGTGTGCCGCATGTGCTTAGTTCAACACGATCGTTAACTGGACGAGTTAGAGTTGCATGATAAATTATCACATTTTATTTCACCTTTGAGGACCGCTTAGTTCAACGGTCATATTTTCTCTTATCACAGGGGGCGATTTGTTTGGCCGTTGTCCCTCATGTGCCTCGCTCCAGCTGCAAAGCTGCTCGCGCTGAGCCGCTCTCCCGTTGCGTCGCCCGCCGGCATCCCTCTGCTGTCACCTAAAAACAGCACCGGTAAGGAAAGCATTTTATGTGCGTATTTTAATTGTAAATACGACACGGATATGTCGGTTTTGAAGAGGGTCTTCATGCAAAACACTTCACTGTCACAGAAAACAGCACCTGTCAAACTACCGAAGAGGATGGATTTTATTTGCAGGAAGTCGGGAACCGACTGGATTTCTTTGAAAATTGCAATGAGAGATTCTAACAAACAAAGTTGTGGTATTTCAGGAAATTTGCAGCCCAGTTAGGCTATAGGAAAGCATGCTCATTGTAACTTATATGGAACGAACTCTCTGTAGCTGAGATTTAATTAAGTTTTCGTTGTGCTCTGCAGGTACTAAGAATCTAGAGTGGCCAGCTTTTGACCTTCATGGCAATAGAAACTTGACCCATCCCTTCAGGAAGCACGTCAAACTAAAGAAGCAGCACGAGATTACAAGGTTGGCAATGGTATGTGAGCTTGCTCCTGAACCCCCTTTTCTCCACATAATGAAAATTGCACATATGTTAATGATCACTGAGACAGGAATGTGTTTATTGAAGGGATTGGTTGCCCATAATGTAAGCATATGAGAATTTTTCATTGTGGTATGTTTGGCTATATTTCAAACAAACCAAGGGTACTTTACCAGCTTCTTACAATTAAACCACCAACACCATCACTGCTTTCTTTAGACCTAAGTTTTGAAATGATGCCTGTGAAACACAGCTGCGCCTGATGATTGATGCAATATGTTGCCTCAATGGCTATGCTAAGCCCAATGTCAGAGATTGAGTATGAGCACAGTGCCCACATTTCAATTGACACGATACACGGAACTACTGATGTGCTGTCGGACAttagtgcacaataaagaacccggggtggtcgaaattaattcggagcccccACATCGATGCTCCTCATAGCCTATATGCAGCTTCAGTGCATTGAACCGCACGTACCACCACAGTGTTATGTAATAAGTCAGTTATCAAGCTATGTACTCCTATGAATGGCAGGGGTGGATTTAAAAGAAtttaatacattttttttatctAGGAAAATTATGCTGAACCCCATTTTTCAGTGGAAAAATCTGGGACATACATGGTTTGAATGGGATCACCTCTCcaacccctccccccctcccccacagtTCTAGGCCTGACCCATAAACCTGCCCCTGGTGGGCACCTGTTGAGGATAAGAATGACATATACAGGAAGCCAAATGAATGTCAAAGAACGTGCCAGCAGCTTGAATTGAATGTCCCAGCATTATACATCTGTGTGGCCTTATGAGGTGGTGCTAGCATGGAGCGTTTAAAAGAGTAGTAGCACCACTATAATTTGCTGTTGTGTTTGCATTGCAGGTGGTTGAGTTACTGGCCCAGAAGTGTGGCTGCCTGCACGTGTTGGACGTTGGGTCGGGACAGGGCCACTTGGCTCGCTTGCTGGCACTTGATAAGCGGCTGCGCGTTGCTACTGTGGACCTTGTTGGCAGCCACCTGGCATCGGCGCAGCATTTTGACCGCCAGGTGTGTGCCACTGGCTGCATTTACTTGTTCAGAATTTCTAACACAAGCATGGGGAGTTGCCTTTGCATGGAGAGAAAAAGGGAATCCGTGCATCTCAAGTTTAAACTAAAAGAATTAACAAAATTAGTATACAAATTGTTTTTTACACGAGTAGCAGATAAAATGAATGGTAGGCTTTGCCTGTGGTTGTCCGTAATTAATTGACATAATTCAGTAGAGCACGAAGTGGTTGTGTGTAATAAGTCTTTTTCTCAAAGATTTCCTTCACTCTGCACTTGTNNNNNNNNNNNNNNNNNNNNNNNNNNNNNNNNNNNNNNNNNNNNNNNNNNNNNNNNNNNNNNNNNNNNNNNNNNNNNNNNNNNNNNNNNNNNNNNNNNNNAATTAGTGATGCTCTGACACTTCTATTAAAGTTTCTTGAGTTAGTGCCAAGCAATAAAGCAAGCAACAGAAATAGTGATTGTTTGATCTAGAACAGCGTTCTCAAACAAGAGGCTCTCAGGCTACATGTGGCCCGCCAGGCTTTGCCGTCCTAAGGAGTTCAACCATTGTGCCGGCAAGTCTCAGTTGTCACATATTAGTTGCCCTCTGGTAATTCTTACCAGTAAATACTTCCCGAGCCGGGCAAGTCTCAGTTGTCACGTATTAGTTGCCCTCTGGTAATTCTTACTTGTATATACTTCCCGAGCATCCTGTAGTTCACGTCTGCATCAATAGTTAGCTTTTCATGATGAGGGCCTAAAAGCCTTATTATGATAGCATAAaagatgaaaagaaaatgaaagtatTATTTGAAAAGTGGCCTTTTTCACCAGAACAtgtgcttttttcctttttttttatgtatCCGAATACAGTTTTGTGGACTTgtccttccttttttgtagtgaaagctacatttgccatgaactcgcagtttcgccgtgctcgcatggcaccacatgaccaaccgcgtgacgaaccacttgACAACAacatagccagacaaccagactaacctggatttgcaatcaagattaaccaaggctaaccaagctatgccttagctttcgctatgtatatcctggcatagccgagctaagccactgccagttttttttttttaaactttttcaTTGGATACAGCTCTTCACCTCTTCTCCGGCTACTGGCCCACAAGAGACAAAAGTTTGTTAATGCAGCCCACGTGGCGAGATGAGTTTGAAACCCCTGGTCTAGAGCTGCACAGAGTAATGCTGCTCTCCAGAGCTTTCCTAGAAACAAGCAAGCATATTGAGaaaatttttgttaaaaaaaaaaattacggcatCGTATGGGCATATGCACAATCCACACTTGTAATGAACTCCGGACTCTGAGCAAGCCAGACAGCACTCATCAAGAACTGCAAACACTCCCTTTATAAAAGTGGCCTTTGTAGATTGTTAGAAAATCAAGAAGTGTTGCCGTGTGTATAGCTCACTGGGGGCAGTCGATTGAGCGGAAATTGTAAAGTATCCAGGAGGCTACTGCAGATTTGACTCTGGTTTGGTCAGGTGGTAGACACTAAAGTTTGCTCTTCCACAGGCAGTGCTGCatgttcagaaaaaaaaggcagcaggTGGTGAATCAAAGACAGCAGAACCACTTGGTGACCCTCCTCAGCATGTAGAGTTGGAAGTGTCCATGACTACGACGCCCGCTGAACTGGAACAGGTGCGTTCCTTTTCTGTGGAATGTACCTTCTTGGCTTCCTTACATTTGCTCACACAGTGAATGAATGGCAAACATTTTGTAATGTTGCGGCAGTCTTTCACTACTCATGTCTCTGCAATCATGAGGTTGTGTGTGCAGCCTTTTGGTCGTGTTTGGGCTGACCTCAGCTACAAAATACAAGCTGTGAAACACTGGGCTGCTTTTCCACATGAACGGTACCTACTTCAAATGCCACTTGGAGGGTGCCTCTGAATGTGACATTGTGATGGCAGGTTTGCGACAAAGTGGCTTGAAGTGCTGCTCGGTTTTCTAgttgatttataaaaaaaaaaaaaaaaacttgctccgTAACATATTAGTAGCTATTGCAGATGATGTAAACCGAAgctgttaccccccccccccccttttttttatagCAGACTTCTTGTTGTGTTGTCTATACAATAATAAGAGCCTGAGTTAAACTCTGTGCAGTTTTTATTCTATGTACATCAAGCAAGCACAGTACaacagcctgtttttttttagatTGTATTTGCATGACTTGCTTCAGGTGGCCAAGAGAGCCTGGGGAACTGAAGTTGCAGATGTGCAGAATGTGAGTTGCTGCAGCGTTAACATTTCTTCTGATTGAAAACAAAATGCCTGAATGATGTTGGAGGTGTAATTGCTAGAGCAAACCTGTATTGTATAAACATTCCTGTTTCCAGTTCATATTCGTTGGACTTCATACATGTGGGGACCTAGGCCCATCTATGATTCAGCTATTTGCTGACTCACCTGCTGCAAGGGGCCTTATTTCTGTTGGCTGCTGTTACATGAAGCTCAATGAAAGCAGGTATCGATGATGTTTTTTGTTCTTCCTTGTTTGTATTATCCATTGATGTACAGGCTGCATGTTAAACCCTATTAAAATATTTTTGTGATGTTCTGAAGCACATAGGCCAAGTAACCCCATAGCATATGGATCATCTCTTTCCTGTTTGTTACCAACAATAATAGTttttactaccaccaccaccttgagAAACAGATGCTGGCTCTGCACAGTAAAAAAACAGTGTTTCACTGCAGTGTTTCTTTTTCTGGTTTTGCTTGGCTTTTTGTGCCAGTTTAAAATTAAAATTCCTTGTTATAATTGGTAGCATTTTGTTTGATTCTGTCAACATAAAGCAGTTGTCTTTTTTTGCCAAAGTTTCCTTTGTGTTCTGGTTGATTTTTGGCCCTTTCTGAACATTCCTTTAGGTTGCAAATTAGCTCGAGTTTAGCAGTGGACATTAAGCAGTGTCAAGAAATCCGCATGGTCAAAACCACTCTGGCAGTGTTTAGAAGCAGCATCTATAACACAAGTTTGTGCAGGTCAGGTATAGCATGGTAGTGCACTGCTCTCCTTTCCAAATGTCTGAAATCAAGTGTCTAATGTTGCATTGCCAGGTATGAAGAAGCAAATTTGAAGCAGGCGTATCCTATGAGCGACCATGTACGTGCCATGGGGAGCAAATCTACTCTCAGCTACCAGGCGCGAGAGGTTGCCTGCCACGCTATTGAAGTGTATGCCAAGAAATTGAAAGGTACATTCTTTGCTTTGAGAGTGCCTCTAGAAAATGCTTGTGATGCTTTCTCTCCGTGTAGCACTTGTTTTCGGTGCCCTGCTGTAGTACTTACTGGCTGTAATAGGCTAGAAAATTAATATTTCTCACTTTGCAGAACACTCAGGTAACTGAGGTTCATTAGGTGTTCATTTGAGTTGTAGCAGCATACTGTGCTTTAATAGTGCAGGAGCATTGGTATCTGGACATCAGCGGTTGGAAGACAGGTTTTAAATTGTCATGTGCATCCAAGATTGTTAACTGTACTCTCGTTCTTCCATGTTCTTCATGCAGCCACAAGTTGTTGCAAGAATGTGGGCCGTAACCATTATCTTTGATTTTTTGGGTCATATAAGGCTTGCATTTACATCTTGCGAGCTCCTTATCATGGTCTAGTAGTAAAAGTTTATGTGGCTGTTTAATGCATCATTGTGCATGCTTTGAAGTGTGTAGAAATAATTTGACTAGTGAGGCTGGCCTGAAAACCAACATCCACATTAGGCACACAGAGTTGCTTTTGCGAGATGTCAGTAGCAACAATACTTCTCTGACTTACATGTGCAACATGTTACATCTGCAACCTGTTCATATTGAAAGGTAAACATCAGCACACATCAGAAACTGTGCCCACTGTTTATAATAATGAGGATTAAGCTTGCGTAACTCTAGAAGATACAGTCAAGCCCATTTAAAAGTAACCTAATGGTCACACAAATTGGAGTGGGGGGGTGTCATGTGCCCCAAGAGATGCTATGCTCTCTCGTGCTTGCGGGAAGCGCAACCTTTAGACTAAAAAGGTGAGTTCACAGTGCCTCCTAGTTTGTTATAACCAAGTGATGCGGCTGCAGTTGTTCGTTTTATCAGAGATGCAGTCCCATTGCCCTATTGCATATTTTTACGGTAGTATCACTCTCGTTCGTAATAAGCAAACATTCATTATGACAGTggctgttataagtgggctcgactgtatctaTTGTGCATAAGTGACTGCTGATGCAGGTTTCGGGCAGGAGGGTAGGAAGAATGGTCTGCTCATTCAGGCACATTATGATCAAGGCTTTAATTCCTTATGTATGCGCTATTTTTGCAAGAAAATGTCCTTTCCGACTCAACAAAAAGCAACTACTACCCCTATCTTCCCACTTGTATGCACAAGACTGGTTTTGGAAGGTGTCTAAGAGTGAGCACACTGGCTCTGCTTCTTCCCAGTTGTATGCAGGCATCTCATAAACATTGCCCTGTGTAGATGGTGTGGGGGTTCCAGAGAATGTGTAGCACTGATGCATCTCTCAAGTGATTGCTGCCTAATGAATTTGGGCTATCTGAGTGGTGTTACCAATTTAGGCATATCAGTTGCTGGCATTCTGTTTTGTTGGTGGCATATTGAGTTGATTCCTACTACCTCATGTTTGAATCAAGGTTCTCCGCCCTTTGCAGCCTATTTCATTTACATCATGTGTGCATTAGTCACCTCAAGATTGGGATTACGGGTGAAGCATGAACGGACAGGCTGCTCTTTTACAAATCCTGGCCAGTACAGCTCGCAACTTCAGTATCTCAGTATCGTCAGTGGCAGAGACAGGGTCATGCATAAATAGGCATATCGGGCTTCTTTTGATCACTTAGTGCTATGCCATGGCACTATAGTAACTGCCTCTGGCTGCAGTACGCACTGGTTTAATCCCCGAGTTTTTGCTTATTACAATTTTCTTTGGCTATAACTTTTTGATACCCGCTGCTTCTTGGTAAAAATTCATGGTTCTAAACGCCATCATGGGCATTTCAGGGTGTTCATTTTCGTTTTGGTTTGCCTCAGCATCCACTATGTGGAAAAAGGGAAGGCCACGTGCTGTACGAGCCATAATTTATAAATACACAACCTAGTTTGTTTCAACGGTGATTTGGATTTTATACTCCataaaagaaaggttttggcTTTGTGGGGTTTTAACTAGGGAGATAAATAcattctccccgcttaatcgtggctgacacagttcaaaacctcctagaccccaccccgtgatcacgTACGCTACCAAGCGCACACCGAccatggcgggccttgctctgagggaacaaaggaacgacacattagCACACaaataggcatttattgctacagcaacaataacgccagctagctacaaaatacGGTAATGAATTCAggttgtccgactcaccagcaaggttacgagtgaATGtttgcccacgctagggcaagggatactccaaAGCTGGAAGGGTCAAGATACGGGAGCAAGTgtcccgccacttcctcgccccggtggtgaagagcggagccgcatgcgaaacgtccgctcgcgccgacgatcccagccgaaaagAGCAATGCTGTGGGCTGTGTCCCACGCGCGCGCGCAAGCAGTCTCTCGCTGCGATGCCGGCATCCTCTCTTCTTGGTTAACTAGGGAGAGTAACGTGGCGCGCCCCGCATCGAGGCGAAGCTGTTGGtgcagggtgcatcgcgggaaagtcaAACAAATGGGGACGGCGAGGCAGTCCCCACAGCTTCTATAAGAAATTTTTCTGTCTCAGTAGTCGAACAGGGCTGATTTGTGTCATGGAAAATGTGGGCATGGAGTCCTAGTGAATATTACCTTTTGTGAGGTAACCGTTTTAATGCCATCCTGTTGGCAGTTGTATGTGGTGATTTTGTGGCTTTGCTGTGAATAATACTATGCATATGTACATGTTTTAGCTTCATAGTCATATCAAATATAAATATGTAGTCATGGGGTGCCCTCTATAATCTGGCAAGCTGATTTTCTTCTAGGCTGTGCCTAAGCTTCCTATTTCCCGTGCTATTCCTAGTGAAGGCCTGAACCAGAGGattgcattgctgtgcactgtctCAAGAGCTATTTCACCCTTCTGGTTGCTTTTTGAGCAGAGGAACCAACATCACTGAAGATTCACTGCTACCGAGCTTTGCTGGAGAGACTGATTGTGAATCGCTACGGAGACCAGAGACACTGTGGATTGGGTTGCGTGAAGCATGCCTCCAGCATGACATTTGCACAGTGAGTGGTAGCCTACTACTTGCCAACCATTTATGTTGATGTGCTTGCTGTTCTACTGTCATTTTGTTTCTAGAGGGAATATTATTCTTGCATCTGCTGATattctgaaaacttttttctgtcTTTACAGCTAGGTGTCTTAGCTCTGAATAGTAATATCACCTAGATGCATCGGTAAATTGAGCATTTGGTGCCAAAAATTTCACTCTCATTGACTGTCTCCAAAAATAATGCTTTTTGCATGTACTTAatgcagaaagctgggctagttggtagaaCATGCACCGAGAATGAGACATCAGCCACCTGCACAGAAACTCTTGTATGTATAGGCAAAGAAACATTGGCCAAACACAGATGAAACTGAGAATGCATGCGCACCGGCATCTTCCCCTTTAATGGGGGCGTAGTTTTCAAAGCAATTTCATGTGTGTTTGGCCATATATTTCTTTGCCTACACacaaaatatttgtttctgtCAGTAAAGATACTACTTGATATGTGCTCATGTGAGTTAAGATACCACTTGATGTGTGTTTCTGTGAGTAAAGATACTACCTGATGTCTAGTGTTCACTCTTTCATttcttgaagcgaaagcttcactacgctaccttgTATCAATTTTGCGGTacttgcggttttgaccttcaagtgagtcAGAGGTCAAACCAAGACGAAGCCATAGTATGTCTATGGTGACCTACCACATGCTACCCCAGGCACCTCAAggtcaatgtcaaaggtcaaatacAAACTTAAGAGACATTAATGAGATTAGTATTacgtggacacctcagtcacgcTTTAAGCTATGTGGCAGTGACAAAtctgcgctgcatgcgttggcattcacaacattGTAGCAGAAACGGCGCACCGAAGCTGTAGACCGttggcgttctttgtgttcattggcattagcCTTGACAGCGTTCTAAGCtcggatggttttgaggaaaggaaggtgcataactggctctccGAGGCAGTGGAGGTATGGGGcagtggggagagagagatgtgggctgcatgcattagcgctgacagcataGTGGCAGACAGGGGGCACTGCAACAGtaggcagcagcgttc
The Amblyomma americanum isolate KBUSLIRL-KWMA chromosome 3, ASM5285725v1, whole genome shotgun sequence genome window above contains:
- the LOC144125263 gene encoding methyltransferase-like protein 25B — translated: MRPLVCDAWHAEDVKRYASLLGTFLSQYSWLNDAYVLDYFVEQQWLKLPASWQAVLSAVELGDLSTWLETGVPVQGRFVWPLSLMCLAPAAKLLALSRSPVASPAGIPLLSPKNSTGTKNLEWPAFDLHGNRNLTHPFRKHVKLKKQHEITRLAMVVELLAQKCGCLHVLDVGSGQGHLARLLALDKRLRVATVDLVGSHLASAQHFDRQAVLHVQKKKAAGGESKTAEPLGDPPQHVELEVSMTTTPAELEQVAKRAWGTEVADVQNFIFVGLHTCGDLGPSMIQLFADSPAARGLISVGCCYMKLNESRYEEANLKQAYPMSDHVRAMGSKSTLSYQAREVACHAIEVYAKKLKEEPTSLKIHCYRALLERLIVNRYGDQRHCGLGCVKHASSMTFAQYARKALQKFPFPLPDEDVDVPELELAMNEWQRVVIFFSLRLLLAPVIESLVLIDRMLYLWDRYIPSCLLPLFDPCLSPRNLVLLAFKERSHSSEKLREKF